The following are from one region of the Actinopolyspora halophila DSM 43834 genome:
- a CDS encoding DUF2752 domain-containing protein, with protein MLVRPLLRLPRTLLAAAGLVAAGSLLVISPFDFPCAFAAAGLDGPMCGGTRMLEALLAGDLPRALGFNAFAAVVFLPLVAALLIACARYELGRGRSLWPSGTRGVVCAHLLGGGLVLWTVLRNLPVEPFTVLAT; from the coding sequence GTGCTCGTTCGCCCTCTGCTTCGACTGCCGCGCACGTTGCTGGCCGCCGCCGGTCTGGTGGCCGCAGGTTCGCTGCTGGTGATCTCGCCGTTCGACTTCCCCTGTGCTTTCGCCGCGGCGGGGCTGGACGGACCGATGTGCGGGGGAACCCGCATGCTCGAGGCGTTGTTGGCGGGCGACCTCCCCCGCGCGTTGGGCTTCAACGCGTTCGCCGCCGTCGTCTTCCTCCCGCTGGTCGCCGCGCTGCTGATCGCCTGCGCGCGCTACGAGCTGGGGCGCGGTCGGAGCCTCTGGCCCTCGGGCACGCGCGGGGTCGTGTGCGCCCACCTGCTGGGGGGAGGGTTGGTGCTGTGGACGGTGCTGCGCAACCTGCCGGTGGAACCGTTCACGGTGCTGGCGACCTGA
- the recO gene encoding DNA repair protein RecO, producing the protein MSLYRDVGVVLRVGKLGEADRIITLLTRRYGKVRAVAKGVRRTSSRFGARLEPFAHVDVQLHTGRTLDVVTQVQTLDAFGAGIVGDYRRYTTACAVLETVDRIVAEEGEPVLRMYLLVVGALRALAGGHRDASLVLDSFVLRAMAFAGWSPALGECARCGLAGPHVAFSVHVGGTVCPECRPAGAARPAAATLALLRALLDGDWDVAEASEETVRREGSGLVAAHLQWHLERQLRSLPLVERDSAERGGDERASAADEQLEDTSVLPEKRVPELIRERASGVGAAAEPGPSGPPERP; encoded by the coding sequence GTGAGCCTGTATCGCGATGTCGGTGTCGTGCTGAGGGTGGGCAAACTGGGTGAGGCCGACCGGATCATCACTCTGCTGACCCGTCGTTACGGCAAGGTGCGGGCGGTGGCGAAAGGGGTCCGCCGCACGAGTTCCAGGTTCGGAGCTCGACTCGAGCCGTTCGCGCACGTGGATGTGCAACTGCACACCGGAAGAACCCTCGACGTGGTCACCCAGGTTCAGACCCTGGACGCCTTCGGTGCGGGCATCGTCGGTGACTACCGGCGCTACACGACCGCCTGCGCCGTGCTGGAGACGGTGGACCGGATCGTGGCCGAGGAGGGGGAGCCGGTGCTGCGCATGTACCTGCTCGTCGTCGGGGCCCTGCGCGCGCTGGCCGGTGGTCACAGGGACGCCTCCCTGGTGCTGGACTCCTTCGTGCTGCGGGCGATGGCCTTCGCGGGATGGTCCCCCGCCCTCGGGGAGTGCGCCCGTTGCGGCCTCGCCGGTCCCCACGTCGCTTTCAGCGTCCACGTCGGCGGGACGGTCTGCCCCGAGTGCCGCCCGGCGGGGGCCGCCAGGCCGGCAGCGGCCACGCTCGCCCTGCTGCGGGCCTTGCTCGACGGTGACTGGGACGTGGCCGAGGCCTCCGAGGAGACGGTGCGCCGGGAGGGCAGCGGTCTGGTCGCGGCGCATCTGCAGTGGCACCTGGAACGCCAGCTGCGCTCGCTGCCGTTGGTGGAGCGCGATTCGGCCGAACGGGGCGGGGACGAACGAGCGTCCGCGGCGGACGAGCAGCTGGAGGACACCTCCGTCCTTCCGGAGAAGCGGGTCCCCGAGCTGATCCGTGAACGGGCGAGCGGTGTGGGGGCGGCCGCGGAACCGGGTCCGAGCGGCCCGCCGGAACGACCGTGA